The following is a genomic window from Pongo pygmaeus isolate AG05252 chromosome 22, NHGRI_mPonPyg2-v2.0_pri, whole genome shotgun sequence.
CCGAGGCTGCTGGCCTGGGAGGAGGGATGAGCAGCGGTCTGTGGAGCGAGCCCTCTAAGGAGTCCCCCTGCACCTCACATGCTCGTCAACACAGGGCATCCTGGTAACGGAAGTTTCTAGACATGGGCCTCTCAGCAGGAGGGGTACACTGGCTGGTGCTCCTCTTAGCTGATTTCTTGGTTCCCAAACGGCTACCCCGCTACCCATGTGTGCCAGCAGCCCCCTTCTACTGAGGACAGCACCCCCTCCAGGCAAATCCCACTCATACCCACGACATGCTCACACCTTTTCTCCCGTGTGGCCCACACGCATGCCACAGGGACCAAGCTGGCTCTGTCGGGGCAGACCTCGGTTTTGGGGGCCAAGCTTCCCATTCTTGGAATTAGCGCAAGCATCCCCCACACAGGCCTCCCTCCTTCTGCAATAGCCTCAATGCCTGGATGGGAGCCGGGCCACCCTCAGGCCCAGCGTCGGGCCTTCCTGTGTGTGCAGTAGGCTCGGGCTGTGTCCTGAAGAAGCCCAGCCATGCAGATTCTCAGTTGACTCTTCCTTCCCAAGGAACCACAGTGAAAGACGCCACAGCCCACCCATGCACAGAGGAACCCAGGCTGCTCTCATGGCTTTGCACCGAGCCCTTTCCTGGGCTGAATAGTGTCCCCTTAAAAAAAGACATGTTGGTCCAGatgcggcacatgcctgtaatctcagcaccgtgggaggccaaggagggaggatcacttgagcccaggagttcgagagcagcccaggcaacacagtgagactccatctccacaaaatataaaataaaatttagctgaacgtggtggtgtgcacctatagtcccagctactttggtggGAAgacggcttgagcctgggaggtcaaggctgcagtgagctgtgatcgcgccactgcactccagcctgggtgaccaggcaagaccctctccaaaaaaaaaaaaagaaagaaaaggcatatgTTGGATGCTAATCCCTCATACTGTAAACGTGACCTTACGTGGAAATAAGATCTTTGCAGATATAGTCAAGTTGAAGTGAAGTCATTAGTGGGGGACCCTGAGCCAACACCacttctgtttttataaaaagcCAAAATTTGCACACAAACGGGCAccaggagaatgccatgtgacaaTGGAGGCAGAGAGCGGGGCCACGTGACGAcggaggcagagagaggggccACGTGACGTCAGAGGCGGAGAGCGGGGCCACGTGACGACGGAGGCGGAGAGTGGGGCATGCCACTGCAAGCCAAGGATGCCGAAGAAGGCAACAGGCCCAGAAAACAGGACAGAGTCATCCCCCAGAGAGGGACAGACTCTCCTTCACCACCACAGAAGGAACCAGCCCCACTAACGCCTTCACCCCGGACTTCAGTTCTCCAGAACCGTGAGATGTGAGCTCCTGCCGTGTCACATCGCTGGCGTGGGACTCTGTCACAGCAGCCCCCGGATGTCAACGCGCCCTCCAGCTCCAGCCCCCAGTGAGGGTGGAGAGTCCGGGGAAAGggggctggaggctgggaaaggAGTTCTGAGGGAAGTGTCTGGGGCCTGTGACATCCTACAGGCCAAGGGACAGGACACAGAGATCCCCAGAGGTGGACGGAGTCCTCTGAAGAGGGGACAACCATGGCTTGGGTCTGACACACCCAAGAAGTTTGAGGCCAGAATCTGTGCAGATGCTCTGGGGGAGGACAGGGTGACACTCCCTGATGGTCCCCCAGGTCCATGTGGAGCCCCCCCAGGGAGGGGGCATGAGGGGTGGACTCAGGGTCTGCAAGAGAACCTGGGGACAGGACAGGTCTTGGCAGAAGGAAGCTGTTGGCACCACCAGCTAGAGTAGGGCCTCTTCCAGGCTGGGGGAGCCACAGGGAAAAACTCCCAAAATGGACAGGCCACGAGAGGGAGAGTGAGGCCGAAGCCCCGGCAAGCAGAGAGAGCAACAGCCTGGTCACCACAGGTCTCCAGAGAGGAGACTTGTCTCTCatccccttctcttctccttgccttcctcaCACACCCCCAGACAGCTCACGACTGTGGCTGGCAAGGACACACTGTGGATGTGTGTCCTGTGGCCACAAACTTAGTAGCTTCAAACAACATGAATGGATCATCTCACAGCAGTAGAGGTCCAAAGTCTGACGTGAGTCTCACAGGGCTAAAATCAAGGCACGGGCAGGGCGAGTTCCTTCAGGAGGCTCCAGGAGAGAATCTTTCCTCATCTCTTTCAGCTTCTGGAAATGGCTCGAGCCCTTGGTTCAGGGCTAGCAGCAGGCATCTCACTCACACCTGCCATGACCTTCTCCTCTGGCCAAatgtcctcctccctccttctgaTAAGGACCCTGTGGAGacactgggcccacctggataatccagggtaCTCTCCCATTAGCCACACCTTATGGTCCACACATGTTAAGTTCTCTTAATTAGCCACACCTGTGAAGTCCCTGCTGCCACAAAAGGTGACACTCACAGGTTCTGAGAACCAGGATGTGGACATCATTGGTAACCATACTCAGCTGGCCATAGAAGTTAACCTCTATGgactaaggggaaaaaaaaatcaagcttttaaaaaatgaaagttagTTTTATTCAGAAGTCTTACTGAGGATTATAGTCTGAGACCTACATAGCCCAGGAGCAGTTTAGGCCTCAGTAAGACTTCTGAATAAAACtaactttcattctttttttttttttttttttgaaatggagtctcactctgtcgcccaggctggagtgcaatggcgtgatctcagctcactgcaagctccgcctctcgtgttcacacaattctcctgccccagcctcccgaatggctgggactacaggtgcctgccaccttgcccagctaattgtttgtatttttagtagagacggggtttcaccatgttagccaggatggtctggatctcctgacctcgtgatccgcccgcctcggcctcccagagtgctgggattacaggcgtgagccaccgcactgggccccATTctctaaaagttaaatttttttccttagttGAAAATCACAGTGACCCAGATAGGACTCAGAGTGGACTGCTCAGGGATGTCTAGAACACTGCGGGGTCCCAGCACCCCGGTACCAGCACAGGCCACTTGAGCCCCCACAGCTCCTCCGTGGTTACAGATGACTGAGTGAGTCTCTCCTGAGTCTCTGACCTCCCACTTGGTGGAGAGTCCTGAGTTTTATTCAGTTAGTTCATTTTACTTCTTGCTGAAGGGGTAAATTCTTCTGAGACTTTTTATGTCTTAAGAAGGGGGAATTCTCCTCGTTGAAAGATACTAGGTAGGAATGGCTTCATGTGTAATCCATACAGAGTCTATACTTGCAAGTATCTCCCTAGAAGTAAGGGGTTAGCTAAAGTAGATTTAACACTGAAATGGCCAAAACTGGGATTCTCAAACATTAAGCCATGCCAGGTTTTCTGGGACTCCAGTTGACTACATACCATGGCCCATTCTTGTAcgcatttttaaatagttaaattaTATCAAGGAAAAGTCAGAACTCAGAATCATCAACCTGCAAATATAGAGTTAAAATGTAGAgtcttctggctgggtgtggtggctcatgcccgtaatcccagcactttgggaggccaagatgggtggatcacaaggtcaggagatcaagaccgtcctggctaacacggtgaaaccctgtctctactaaaaatacaaaaaaaattaaccgagcgtggcggcaggcacctgcagtcccagatactcgggaggctgaggcagaatggcgtgaacccaggaggtggagcttgcagtgagccgagatcacgccactgcactccagcctggtgacagagtgagactccgtctcaaaaaaaaaaaaaaaagaaaagataaacaatgCTAGTCCTTGCCTTTTCCTGCACAAGATAATGTCTTATAGGGCGAGTGATGACGCCTCTGAGGTCCATAACCAGATGTGCTCCTGCCCCCAAACCTGGATGTGATTCTGCTTTGATGCAGCTTCTGAGCCAGTTTGATGTGATCTGCATGTGCTGGCCTCCCCACCACCTGCATATGAACTGTGAGCTGCAACCCGGGGGCGGAATCTCTGACAGGGCTGCCCCTGGGCTGGTGTGAGCTGAAACCCGGGGCGGAATCTCTGACAGGGCTGCCCCAGGGCTAGTGTGAGCTGAAACACAGTGCTGGAGCCTGTGACAGAGCTGCCCCCGGCTAGAAACCTCACTCTTCTATAGTCCTTGGTAAAACTTCTGAGTAAAGTTCACTTTAATTCCTTAAAAGCTTTTTTTATCAACACCACAAACCTCTTTCCCATCCAGTTGGATGAAGGAGTAGCTATAGATTTAAATTcagtttaaagttttaatttcttgACAAGAGTGGGTTGCACATACCAGCTAATAAGCAGAGGGCCCGTTTTACCTAAAATGGatcaaactacaaaattagccatttgTCCTCAATCTCACCCAGAAGAGAGTAAGAACTGACCTCATAAATTTAAGGAACAAAGTGGGACAAAGGAAGCCTGATGTGACTGGGGTGGGGGATTCTCATCAGGCCAAGCTCAGGAGCACAGCCCACTAGCCCGAGAGGGTGCTGTTGAGAGGCTATTCCCCAGGCCTAACAGTCATCCGGTACCTGCCCCTTCTCTGCAGGGAAGGAGCTTTCCAGAATCCTGGGGAAGATACATCCTGAGGAAGGAGTGTGGGAAAGACACTGAGGAGAAGGCATCACACAGACTCAGGTGAGCACTCAGCGTCTGGTATTTATTAGATATTTGCAAGAGACCCAACATCAGACAGTGCGGAGGGCCCTGTGGATGACCCAGGCTGTGAACCCAGGAGAAACTGTAGAAAGGCACATGGACTCACTGGCTGGGATCTAGTGACGGTGCTGCAAAGGAGGCAGGTGGTCTAGTCAGGTGACGACAGTTTGCTGCGGGAGGATGTGGGGACTGCCTGGCAGGAGTTCAGAGAGCCTGCTGGCTTCTGATCTCGCACCTACAAGGGTCATAGGAGGCCACCTGCTCAGCAGCAGGTGGGGGTGCTCCAGGTGACAGGTCTATAGAccagggtggggcaggagggcTGGCAGCACCCAGAGGTTGGACAGAAGGAGGCCACACACAAAACAGGCTTGCAGCTCACGGGCACACAGCAGGCcaccaggcaggggctgggcacaCAGCAGGCTGGCTGGCAGCAGATGGATACCCCACACAGGGGCCGGCGCAGCAGAGCCACACGGGGCTGAGCAGCAGCAGGAGGTTCCATAGCCCTCGGGTGGGTAGCAGGTGCTAGGGACACAGCATGGGGAGCCAGGGCAGGCCATTGGGCAGCCTGAAGAGCAGCTGGTGTGGCACTTGATGGAGCGTGGACAGGCAGGGGGCGCAGAGGAAAGGGCTGGTCTGGAGCCTGCTTCCTTAGGTGGCCTTTATACCCAGGCCACCAGCATCCTGGCAGCAAGCCCCCTGGCATCTTCCTCGTGGGTGGTTTTTCCTCCTCTGCCCTGTCTGGTTgatctttctgtgtttttctgttgaGGTTACTCAGTTCAGGAGACTCTTTCAGCTAGGGGTGCCCTATCATTCAGCAGACCGTGTGTTTCTTGGAAACAGAGCAGGGGTAGCTGGTGAAGGGCTGTCAGTGAAGCTAGGGGCCCACCTCATGGATGTTCAAGGTCCCCCCGATTGTAAATGCCATCTGGAGCTCACACAAGCACAGTCACACTCAGTGCACCAGGGGCCCCGTTTCGACTGAGAAGCTCAGTCATCATCAGGGTCTTCCCAAGTAATGAGAGCCAAGCTACTGGGCTCCATATTGTggaataataatgatgattattGAGGTAACAGTAATGCACAGAGGTCTAGCACTGTGCCAGGCTGTGTGGCATCTTACAGGGTTATTTCATTATGTTTGCCAGCATTCGGGGTGACtgataccccattttacagatgtgcaATTTGTAAGTCGTAGAGGGTTTGCACAATGGGTGCGTATCTGCACCACTGCAGAGACGTAGGGATCTGGACTGCTTAGCTTCACTCTGGAATCCATGGTCATTACCACTGTGCCAAATTATACTGGGGCTTGAGGGTTCAATAAGTGATTCTTATTGAACCCTCAAGTCCTGAACCAGCTGGGACAGAGAAGATGGATGAAAACATCAGCCACGTTGGCCTCTGCAGAGCATGGCTCAGGCGTGTGACCACAATGGGCTTCCTGACACCACACCTCAGAAGTGCCCACTTCACACAGGTAGCACTAGTGGCCACAGGCCACCTCCTCTGCAGACGGAGCCCAGGAGGACCCATCACGGAGTGGGGCGTGAGCTACTCATATCTGGTTCCTCTCCCACGCTGAGGGTCTGATCAGTCTCACCCCTGCAGAGGCAGCTTGGGGGAAAGTGAGGAGCTGGCGTGAAATTTCAGGATGCCCCTGCACTTGGGAGGCAGCGGGCAGGAGTGTGGATGGCACGCTCCTCCTCACACTCCAGCTCTGTTCTCTTGATGGATTGGCCACAGCGCTTTATTCTACGGTGGTGTCACACGGTAGGGGGCTGAGCCATCTCTCAGGGCAGAGCTACTCCCTCCATCCCAGGCAGCACCCAGGGGCACCCTCTGCTCCTGTGTGGGTCCTCCTGTGCCTGCTGGTGGTGGATACAGGTGATTCCTGCCAAGAAGCCTTTGGACAAGTCAGACACCACGTTAATGAAATCCCCTCCAAGGCTGAAGACCAAGTGGGGTCTCAGAGCTGTGGACAGAACTTAGAAGTCTATGGACCCAGAGCCGATCTGCGGCCATGTGGTGGGAGTGACCTTAAGGCCTAGGGACAAGCCGGGTGAGGCCACAAGTTCACAGGCAACTCCTTTCACTGCTGTAGTTCAGAATCACACTTAAAAACCAAGAGAATTGGGGCAGCCACAGTGACCACATGTTCCTATGTGACCTACTCACCAAGTAATCCATTTTAAAGGTTGGTTGTCTTACGAGTCGACTACAGAAGAACGAGGATGCGTCTTTGATATTTACCTGCTCCTTTAC
Proteins encoded in this region:
- the LOC129022701 gene encoding LOW QUALITY PROTEIN: keratin-associated protein 12-4 (The sequence of the model RefSeq protein was modified relative to this genomic sequence to represent the inferred CDS: inserted 2 bases in 1 codon); the encoded protein is MERVRMLLQKLCHTSCSSGCPMACPGSPCCVPSTCYPPEGYGTSCCCSAPCXALLRRPLCGVSICCQPACCVPSPCLVACCVPVSCKPVLCVASFCPTSGCCQPSCPTLVYRPVTWSTPTCC